The following is a genomic window from Panthera uncia isolate 11264 chromosome B4, Puncia_PCG_1.0, whole genome shotgun sequence.
GAGTCTCAGTGTTCCCCTAATTTGGCGTCCCACCCTCCTGACGCAGCTGAGACTATAATAAGTGCTGGCGTGGGTGGCTCTAGGAGGCAGGAGCCGACAGCGTGCTTGGCCTGgtagggggtgagggggggggcgGTACCAGGATGCTGGATGCCCTTTGTTCTCCCTGAGACCTGTACCCAATCCCTCTTGGGTCCAGTCCTGAGGTCAGcaccccctctctccaccccactctgGGATGACACCATTCCCAGGACAGGAGACTCTTCAGTAgccttttctgaattttctgagaGGGTGAGGGAGTTTTGTTGATTCTGccttaattttccttccttcctttggtgGCCTCAGTTTTCCTTTATGTTCAGTGGGAACAGAATCCTGACTCTTAGAGGAGTTGAACAACTCGCTAATGAAGAGCGGAGTCTTCTGGGAGATTTCAGCCTCCAcccctcctcactccctccttctCCAGAGCTAAGTGGAGCTTCTCTACCTGGACTAAacctttttcctccccctctttcttttctactgGGATGGGGCTTGGAGTTCCTCCCCTGGGAGGCCCCATGGGGCCACTCCCTCCATGTGGTCTTTCCACCACTGAGGCTGTAGGTAAGGCACCTGCCAGTGGTTGTTCTCAGCAAAGGGTGGGGGGGACAGGAGATGAGAGGGGCACTAGCCTCAGAAAGGCAACGGGAAGGGGATCAGACTGTCCCCTGAGGAACCCGAATCAAATGTTCCTTCTCCAAGTTACGGTCTGGTGACCTCTGCAGTCAGAGAAGGCTGGCAGGAGGTATCCCTCATGGAAAGAATGGCCTctcgaccccccacccccaccccaagtagGCCGCTAAGAATGGAGCAGCTGGGAGAGACCAGGATATGATGAAGGATGTGCTCTTCCCAGACACCTTTCACGGACAACATAGCTGGCTTTTGTCGTTCTTTGCCACCTCAGAGGTAAATGGGATGACAACAGGCTGGAGACCACTTTCAGTTCCACCAGTTCCCTAGTGGTGGAGCCTTGTGGATATGGAGTAGCTGTTCCTGCTGGGGCCCCACCACAGGATTGAAGGTtggggtgggcaggaggatgTGGCGGATGGTGTTGCCATGGCAGCACTTCCTCCCTGTGTTGTCATCACTTGTTCTAATGGCACTAAGGAGGTAGAGCGGAAggtgtgtgtgctgggggtggtggggaggacagGAACAGGGGCATAGGGAAGAGAGGGGACCGAAAAGAGCCCTGGGGACTTCTTTGCACTTTAGCTGTGCAAAGCATGTAGTAGGAGTGGCAGTGTGTGCCTGGGGGCCTGAGATTCTCTGTGTGGTGTattttcaatgtgtgtgtgtttctctctacAGCTGGAGAACAAGAGGTCACCGATCCTTTGTGGGTCCTGGGAATGGACACATTATCCAGTCCCAGAACCTCCTGCCCCATACTGCTTCCTGCCCTGGACTCCCCAGGCAGGGTCCAAGTCTACCATGGGTCTGTCACAGCCTCTCTTCCCCATGCTCACCCACTTCTCCATTGCCAAGAAGGTCAGCTCAGCAGTGACTTGTATTTTGATCCCCTGGGAGAAGGATCAGAattggggaaagagggagaatgacACCTCCCATATCTTTTTCCATCGTGTCCAAATGTGTTCTTCCCCCGAGTCCCAGCTCCATCTAGAGGACTAGGAAGTGGCTGATTGGGAAGTGACGTGTGACACAGCAAGCCCTTCTATCCCCCTGCTGGTCCCCGACACACCCAAGTTTGGAGCTAACCCTTCTCTTACCTCGCACACTGTCCAGTGAGGCCTGGATGCTGTTTCGAAGTTCAGGGTCGCCCACCCTCTCTGCCAGCTTCCTGAGGCGGCTTAGAGACTGCTTGGCCACCTCGTGTcgtctgacttctgctctcaCTGCAGCAACAGCCAACTGCCTCTGGGCATGCATGTTGCCCAGACCTGTCTTGGCAGGCTAACAGCAACTTCTGGTCCTGAAGCCCATGGCCCTGCAGTCCCCAAACCCCAGAAGGCCCCTTCTGCTGTGCCTCAGAGCTCACCGCTCCTGCCCGCCCTTCCGTCTGTCGGCCTCACTTCCTGACTGGTGAGTTTCAAACCCACAGCCCGGGACAGCACTACCTCCtgcacctcccaccccctctAGCGTTGGCTCATCAACTTTGCCAGCCAGCCCTGCTATGATTCCCCCAGCCAGGTGGATGGAGAGACCTTAACAAGGATCCTAGGGCCTCCTGTGGGAGGTAGCTAATTAAGATGGGTGTTGGTGCTAGGAGAATGTGGCAAGCCAGGCCCTGGGTGCAATCCCAAACTCTTGGTGACCAACAGATTTGTGTTCAGTCTCAAACTCTGACAGGAACGCGTACACACTCGGTCTCACTCTTACAGCCCTTCATTCCAGCTTACGATtgtacccaccacccaccccacacaTCCAAAGAGCTTGCATACCTACAGTTTGCTCCATAACCCTTCCTTAGTCAGCCACCCCACGGTAAGCACCTTTTAAAAGGCCAAGTAGTTATGGGGAGAACAGGTTATGGAGGAGAACAGTAATTCTAACCAGACAAAAccaccaggctctctgctcaaTTACTTTCATAATAATTATCTATAACACTTAATAGTTTACGACACACTTTCAAATATGTTGTCTTCATGACAGGCCCCAGGGGTGCAGGAAAGGAAATCGAAGCTCTGAGAGGCCAGTGTGAGGTGAAACAAATCTGTGGGTCTAGGTCTCCTTcttttttcaaggttttatttttaagtaatctctacacccaacatggggctcgaactcacggccctgaGATGAAGCACCGcacgttccactgactgagccagccaggcgccccatgggtcTAGGTCTTCTGATTATAACTCCAATACTCTTTTCACTATACTCCCCCAACCAAGATGCTTGCCAGTCAGTTTCCCTTATCCCTAATACCACTGTCTTGCCCTTGATGTAGGACCTGAAAGAGAAGAGGGTGGATGAGGAATTGAAGAACAGAATGAAGACACAGGGGAGATATTGGGAGAAAACAGTGGCTAGTGTGATCTAATCGCTTTGCTTCAGGACTCAAACCTTTCTGGGCCTGCCAAATGTCTCTTCGCCTGCATACCTTCTTGACATTAATTTGTGAAGGATAGCAGATTATAACTATGGATTTTTTATTGTATAGTTAAAGACAAGGGAATCGGAGTTGGGTTTATCTACTGGAACTTATAAAACAGCCTGATTATAATAGCGAacattgagtgcttactatatgccaggtaatGTCATAAGCATTctgcatatattaactcattcaattCTCCTAACAACCCAAGAGACAGGTGTATTGTTAtttatccccatttacagatgaggaaacgtgCAAAGAGAGCTTAAGTAATGGGCCAAAGgttacacagccagtaagtggcaaagtTGGAACCCGTGCAATCTGACTGTAGCAGTTAAGATTTACTGCTCATGCAGTCCTAGAATCTAAGTACATACAAACTGAAATCATCCCGTGGGGTTGAAGGGAGGTTTTTCGTTTGTGTTCCCATTACCACTGTTtctcttggaaaagaagaattaTGCCTTTTCTCATCTCCGTGAAAAGCATTTATTCAGTAATAAGCATATTGATCAACCTCTATGCCCACCTTCAGAGTGAAAATGTGGAGACTCCTCCTTCCTctcatatttattcatattcCAGACCCCtccctttggcttttttttttttttttttttgcaagcccTGGATCAGGCATGTGTTCTGAAGACACCGACACCGAGTACACTCATATCTGCACTTGTGGCTTTATCACTACAGAAATGTTCTGGCCCGAGGCGGCTGTTTTGCACACTGTATTTATAGCATATTCACACCCAGCTACGAGAGGATATGGAAGAGGATATGTGTACTAGTGGACACACCTGCAAACGCGTGACGATTTGCTGGATGTTGCTGTGCGGAACCCAGGGCTTCTGTGGCCGGGCTAAATAGCTCGATGTTTTGCTCCTCTGGGTGTTCTCGAGTGTGACGCAATAACAACCGACAATGTCGTCATCATGAGATCACTGCAGGACAAGGGGAAAGGGGCGGGGAAGGGCGCTCCCTCGAGGGGAGGAGCCTTTGGGCCCTGCCCTCCAAGCCGCACCTACTCGCTCTTCCACTGGGTTTCTCCTGGGCCTCCTTCCTCGCATTAGCCCTCTTCCAGCTGCGGCCACAGAAAGCTCCGCTTTCAATCCGGGGTTTTGAAGTTTATGCTCGGGTCCCTATGAGAATCTATGGAAGCCCTACCCCCAGTTTTAAGTTTCAGCCAATAAAGAACCTAAAGGAGGGGCCGGCAGGCGGATTAGTGACGCAATGCAGACTGATTGGCATTCAGACCATCGACGTCCTGGATTAGCCCCGAGTTTCTCCAatccagaggcaggggtgggacgGTGCAGGCGCAGAGAATTGGGTTTGGCTGGACTCGATTTAAAGAGACAGAAGCTGTCGGGGTCCAAGAAGACGGTCCCCAAGACCCTCCCCCCAAGTCCTTGGGACCACTTGGGTCCCCAAAGCTGGGGAGATGGTTTGCGGTGGCTTTGCCTGCTCCAAGAATGCGCTGTGCGCGCTGAACGTGGTCTACATGGTGAGGttttggaggggggtggggggagaagctTCAGGGCGGAAAGAGGAGTGGGAAGAATCTCTAGGGGACTTCCGGTGGGAAGAGGGGTGTACTGGGGGTTCCGGGAAAATTCCCGGGAACTTCCGGCGAAGAGGGAATTCCAGGGGACTTCCGTGGGAAGAGGGGAGACTTCCGGTGATCTGAGGGtttgtctgggggtggggggaatgaacTGAAGGCTGTGGGTATAAAGGCCAATCCCTCCTTCCTGTGaatttgtttctctcaaaatagaagtGATGGATGAAACTACAGGTTCCTTTTTATATACATAGACTCTctgcctgctgcccccacccctgtcccagtCATTCTGATCTCCAGTGGGAGCATACACCTCCTCTCCTTCGTTCACGCAAGCCCAGTTCTTCTTTGTCCAAGACTCCCTTTAAGGCTTTTGGCTGTGCTGCACGCTAGAATTCTTTTGAGATGTAACGTGCTCTGTTTCCTGTAGCTGGTAGGCTTGTTGCTCATTGGAGTGGCTGCTTGGGGTAAGGGCCTGGGTCTGGTGTCCAGCATCCACATCATCGGAGGAGTCATTGCTGTGGGAGTCTTCCTTCTTCTCATCGCGGTGGCTGGACTGGTGGGTGCTGTCAACCACCACCAAGTACTGCTATTCTTTGTATCCTGACCTTAAGTGATGGGAGCACCCGGGCTTTGGGGAGGGCTGAATCCGCTAGGAGGAATGTTGGAAAGGGTAGACTTGAATGATCTTGGGGACGTGTCTCCTTGCCCTGCCTTATGCCATACTTTATGAAACCAGagctgattttattcttttcaactaACGTGGTTATAGAAGTTCTACGAACAGGTGAGATCAGATCGTTATTGTAGGTGCAACATAAAGGAAtctaggccttttttttttttctgtaactcttCCTCTCAGTACATGATCATCCTCGGTTTGGTCTTCATCTTCCAGTTTGGGATCTCTTGCTCATGTCTTGCTATTAACCGAAGCAAACAGGT
Proteins encoded in this region:
- the TSPAN31 gene encoding tetraspanin-31 isoform X2 — protein: MVCGGFACSKNALCALNVVYMLVGLLLIGVAAWGKGLGLVSSIHIIGGVIAVGVFLLLIAVAGLVGAVNHHQVLLFFYMIILGLVFIFQFGISCSCLAINRSKQTDVINASWWVMSNKTRDELERSFDCCGLFNLTTLYQQDYAFCTAILGVWLAMRFRNQKDPRANPSAFL